A single genomic interval of Dromiciops gliroides isolate mDroGli1 chromosome 1, mDroGli1.pri, whole genome shotgun sequence harbors:
- the LOC122753393 gene encoding cathelicidin-3-like — MGPLGRSLLVLCVATSITTLCAQQGERVSDREAVALLLDAYNRESHDDYIFGLLETKPASDQAGRRILSFTVQETKCLKSENQNLDQCEFKEGGVVRNCKGEVSSERHLPVVVVSCDSVDAQGAQAQEESSDNVLAACRRDRHGRCRGRGRRKRGQRGGRRRGRQRGRQRGRRDVEREPSDTFPSRHGRTFSEDSFAPSFRRRPRPFPRPRPGPFPRPGPGPQPGPNFPGPQPGPNFPGPQPNPDFPGPQSDPDLP, encoded by the exons atggggcCCCTGGGGAGAAGCCTTCTGGTGCTCTGTGTGGCCACGAGCATCACAACACTCTGTGCTCAGCAAGGGGAGAGGGTGAGTGACCGAGAGGCTGTGGCCCTGTTGCTGGATGCCTACAACAGAGAGTCTCATGATGACTACATCTTTGGACTCCTTGAAACCAAACCTGCCTCTGACCAG gcTGGCCGCCGGATCCTGAGTTTCACTGTCCAGGAAACCAAGTGCCTGAAATCAGAGAATCAGAACCTTGACCAGTGTGAATTCAAGGAAGGTGGG GTGGTGAGAAACTGCAAAGGAGAGGTTTCCTCTGAGCGACATCTCCCAGTGGTTGTGGTCTCTTGTGACTCTGTGGATGCACAG GGGGCTCAAGCCCAGGAAGAGTCATCTGATAATGTATTAGCAGCCTGCCGCCGTGACCGCCATGGCCGCTGCCGTGGCCGTGGAAGACGAAAGCGAGGACAAAGGGGAGGAAGACGGCGAGGAAGACAGCGAGGGAGACAGCGAGGGAGACGTGATGTAGAGAGGGAACCATCAGATACCTTTCCATCCAGGCATGGGAGGACTTTTTCAGAAGATTCTTTTGCTCCTTCCTTCAGGCGTCGGCCTAGGCCCTTTCCCAGGCCACGGC CTGGGCCCTTCCCCAGACCCGGGCCTGGTCCTCAGCCTGGTCCCAATTTCCCTGGACCCCAGCCTGGCCCCAATTTCCCTGGACCCCAGCCTAACCCCGATTTCCCTGGACCCCAGTCTGACCCTGATTTACCTTGA
- the LOC122734488 gene encoding ubiquitin-conjugating enzyme E2 N: protein MAGLPRRIIKETQRLLAEPVPGIKAEPDESNARYFHVVIAGPQDSPFEGGTFKLELFLPEEYPMAAPKVRFMTKIYHPNVDKLGRICLDILKDKWSPALQICTVLLLIQALLSAPNPDDPLANDVAEQWKTNEAQAIETARAWTRLYAMNNI, encoded by the coding sequence ATGGCCGGGCTGCCCCGCAGGATTATTAAGGAAACCCAGCGTTTGCTGGCAGAACCAGTTCCTGGGATAAAAGCAGAACCAGATGAAAGCAACGCACGTTATTTTCATGTGGTCATTGCAGGCCCACAGGATTCCCCCTTTGAGGGAGGGACTTTTAAACTTGAACTATTTCTTCCAGAAGAATACCCAATGGCAGCTCCTAAAGTACGTTTCATGACCAAAATTTATCACCCTAATGTAGACAAGTTGGGAAGAATATGTTTAGATATTTTGAAAGATAAATGGTCTCCAGCATTGCAGATCTGTACAGTGCTGCTCTTAATCCAAGCTTTGTTAAGTGCTCCCAATCCAGATGATCCATTAGCAAATGATGTAGCTGAGCAGTGGAAGACCAATGAAGCCCAAGCCATAGAAACAGCCAGAGCATGGACTAGGCTATATGCCatgaataatatttaa